In a genomic window of Planctomycetota bacterium:
- a CDS encoding cysteine desulfurase produces MSAPVARSAPAYDVERIRRDFPILATRVRGKPLVYLDNAATTQKPRPVLEAVSRYYTSMNANIHRGVHYLSELGTRAYEDARARVARFLGTPDPREIVFVRGATEAINLVAHSFGRAFLREGDEILVTRLEHHSNIVPWQILREEKGIVLRVVPIDDRGELILEDFERMLTPRTKLVSVAHVSNALGTILPVARIVRTARERGIPVLVDGAQAVAHLPVNVRDLGCDFYVFSGHKLYGPTGVGVLWARAEHLERMPPYQGGGEMILSVSFERTEYNRIPHKFEAGTPHIEGVVGLAPALDYLAGLGLEAIGAHERDLLEYATEALSEIPGLRLLGTAREKSGVISFTLDGVHPHDVGTILDQEGVAIRTGHHCAQPVMERFGVPATARASFGLYNTRAEVDALVAALRKVRAVFRT; encoded by the coding sequence ATGAGCGCCCCCGTCGCCCGTTCCGCCCCGGCGTACGACGTCGAGCGCATCCGCCGGGATTTCCCGATCCTGGCGACCCGCGTGCGAGGCAAGCCCCTCGTCTACCTCGACAACGCCGCCACGACCCAGAAGCCCCGGCCGGTCCTCGAGGCGGTCTCCCGCTACTACACGTCGATGAACGCCAACATCCACCGGGGCGTGCACTACCTGAGCGAGCTGGGCACGCGCGCCTACGAGGACGCCCGCGCCCGGGTGGCCCGCTTCCTCGGGACCCCCGATCCGCGGGAGATCGTTTTCGTCCGCGGAGCCACCGAGGCGATCAATCTCGTCGCCCACAGCTTCGGACGCGCGTTCCTCCGGGAAGGAGACGAAATCCTCGTCACCCGCCTCGAGCACCATTCGAACATCGTCCCCTGGCAGATCCTGCGGGAAGAGAAGGGCATCGTCCTGCGGGTGGTTCCGATCGACGATCGCGGAGAGCTGATCCTGGAGGATTTCGAACGGATGCTCACGCCGCGGACGAAGCTCGTCTCCGTGGCGCACGTTTCGAACGCCCTGGGGACGATCCTGCCGGTGGCGCGGATCGTGCGGACGGCGCGCGAGCGCGGGATCCCGGTCCTCGTGGACGGAGCGCAGGCCGTCGCGCACCTGCCCGTGAACGTGCGCGACCTCGGGTGCGACTTCTACGTGTTCTCGGGGCACAAGCTCTACGGCCCCACGGGGGTCGGCGTCCTCTGGGCGCGCGCCGAGCACCTCGAGCGGATGCCCCCCTACCAGGGCGGCGGCGAGATGATTCTTTCGGTGAGCTTCGAGCGCACCGAGTACAACCGGATCCCGCACAAGTTCGAGGCGGGCACTCCGCACATCGAAGGCGTGGTGGGCCTGGCGCCGGCGCTGGACTATCTGGCGGGCCTCGGGCTCGAGGCGATCGGCGCCCACGAGCGGGATCTCCTCGAGTACGCGACGGAGGCGCTGTCCGAGATTCCCGGCCTGCGCCTCCTGGGAACGGCGCGGGAAAAGTCGGGCGTGATCTCCTTCACCCTGGACGGGGTGCATCCCCACGACGTGGGGACGATCCTGGACCAGGAGGGCGTGGCCATCCGCACGGGGCACCATTGCGCGCAGCCCGTGATGGAGCGCTTCGGCGTGCCCGCCACGGCGCGGGCCTCCTTCGGGCTCTATAACACCCGGGCCGAGGTGGACGCGCTGGTCGCGGCGCTGCGGAAGGTGCGGGCCGTGTTCCGGACGTGA
- a CDS encoding SUF system NifU family Fe-S cluster assembly protein, protein MEDLGDLYQELILDHYRNPRNFGTLPGANRSARGHNPLCGDRLDLAVRLEGDRIADLRFQGAGCAISTASASLMTEAVKGRARPEALALFEKFHRRVTGREEGAPSEDLGKLEVFSGVREFPVRVKCATLAWHTLKAALEGTGGTVSTE, encoded by the coding sequence ATGGAAGATCTGGGCGATCTCTACCAGGAACTGATCCTCGATCATTACAGGAACCCGAGGAATTTCGGGACCCTGCCGGGCGCGAACCGCTCGGCCCGCGGGCACAACCCGCTGTGCGGGGATCGGCTGGATCTGGCGGTGCGTCTGGAGGGGGACCGCATCGCCGACCTGCGCTTCCAGGGCGCCGGCTGCGCGATCTCCACGGCGTCCGCGTCGCTGATGACCGAGGCGGTCAAGGGCCGGGCGCGGCCGGAGGCCCTGGCGCTTTTCGAGAAATTCCACCGCCGCGTCACCGGCCGCGAGGAGGGCGCCCCCTCCGAGGACCTGGGCAAACTCGAGGTCTTCTCAGGCGTCCGGGAGTTCCCCGTCCGGGTCAAGTGCGCCACCCTGGCCTGGCACACGCTCAAGGCCGCCCTCGAAGGGACCGGAGGAACCGTTTCGACCGAATAG